In Oreochromis aureus strain Israel breed Guangdong linkage group 22, ZZ_aureus, whole genome shotgun sequence, the genomic window GTGATAATTGAGCCAAATctactgagaaaaactgtaattagATTTTAGGTTCTGGGAAGATCAGTGAGGAGGTGTATTTTCTGCATTCATCCCTATTTGAAATACTAACTGTGTGCTGATGAAACATGCAAGCGCATGTCTGTGACACCAGTTACACGCTTGCATGTTTTGTCATAGGCCCTGTAACCTCAGAGTTAAACAGTGGAGGCAATGATGATGAATTTTcatgtaaaattgtttttttcttttaattgagagcagttttaaacatttattaatgTGCCAAAAACTATTTGCTTTTGTACAATGCAgggaaaatatacattttagtTTCTAAGGGCAGGTTATTCGTGTTGCACAAACAGAAggtaaaatgagagaacaagaGTAATCATTCCACTTCTTTAAGTTTGAATAGTTAGTGTGAACACAGTGTTCAATTGTTTCAGCATTGTCTGGTTGTCCTGCATGCCAGTAGACGAAACTCACTGCACAACCATCAGACCACATCCATCTGCCTTCTTTATGGATGTCACTCAGTCCAATCCAGGTGTATCGCTCAGCATGATCAAAGTtcttaattaatgatttaacaaactcctcttcctcctcactgtGGATACACACCAGGTTGGCTCGCTGTGACACACAGTAGAGCTCTGCTTCAGCCCAGCTCATGTGTGTGGCCACATATTTGTAGCAGCGGCCATTGAAACTGTACCAGAACGACAGCTTCCACGCAGTAGTTTAACTCTGTGGTCATCTGAAGAAGACACAGCAGTCAGaacttgattaaaaacaaactaataacCATTTTTGTCAGTGTGACTGACATTTTTTCTTAGATGTACAGGCTGACTAATGTCAGATAAGCATGTCTGCAAAGCTGACACTGTGAAAGTTAAAACATGCAGAGAGGTAAGCTGCTCTTTTTATGTTTACAAGCggatttttatcataactctacttgcagtggttctcaaactgtttTACATGTACCACTGGTGGTACGTGGGCTGCCTCTAGtggtaggggagaccggggatagttgtaacatttttgacatttctgtctgtaaattggagctcttttaaggtagtggattcaaaatgtaatgcaaagtatttacatgtctctgctattaaatagtgcagctattttctctgcagcacaattacccattgcatggtatggtctcaaacacaaagagtgaaatgttacaattaaccccatagtctgggttagttgtaacatatcctggggtgaaatgtaacacaatgaaataagggtactgacaaaacattaacatgtaatcttttttattcaacacatgaatgcacatagagccatttatgtagctatgtgtgtgtgtgtaacagaatGCATAAATCTAGCTattgaacatattccaaccccctaaaaaagacaaatgatggaattttctggaactaaatatttcattaattttggttggtcttccttgagtttggcctcattggctcagtgggcattataacctacaactcttgcaccaacttttgaacataacaatgaagctgaaaaaatgtagttgtgcaccagcatcgcaattccattactttttatcatggctgaccttggtgtggtttgcaaagtgcttcagaaagatgagaaaatctgtttcttgcacccatcctgatttatttccactaccaatacttcctactggtccatctctgacacagtggtctgcataatgtatgtgtgggaacacaaacagtggaggaattgtgttgccaatggcattaaccaCATATACAAAGgtgaccagtgaacctctctctgctgatgtcgttgccccaacttgtttaatataagttaaagtaatagtgtggtaagttgtaacatctgcattattgttacaactaacccagactgttgctcttacaactgacccagactcctatagccatgaactagctaagattacagccaacggctaaaacattagcactaaagacctacacagaatatatccccatagacatacaaataacataatttaagtttgatgtgtttaactgcaaagcagataatgctattagaaattgaaataaagtagaaaaacttactgtttggcatacaaattactttttttttcgtgttaaattgtctgtgtttgacaaaatgtgctgatttttcacatgtgataacagaactgaattgggcatgcacagcatgaatcacatcatttgaaacttagccctgattggagaaattggaagtgttacaactgacccacgttacaactatccccggtctcccctacacAGGAAGTCTAAAAAACTTTTTTAAGATAAAATAATATTCCATGTTCtgattgagggatttctgaaaaattaaaacgtacagctctgctatcaatTCTGACATACGTAAAgatagaaaactaaacagcagtgacgtttgtagggttactgaagtttggctagctgatATATAATGAtatgctacgtgatcgctagcgacacagctatgttagcataatagttagagacaaatgcaattgcttggcaggatgctgtaaacagaccaaacttcagtcaggagaacaactgagataatccatccacaatatgaggtttttaatattattatagtgccgcatgggctgggctgtagttacatcgtaaggttttgaaaaatttaactttaaaatgattagcggtaTTAAAAAGGGAGAGaagccgacagtgatcactgactttttTAAGGGCTTgctcagattaaatagaacaagatacaaagcattaaaacatgttaaaaacacaacagccttaataaacagaGAGTAGTTTTGACCCGGAAGCTGGGTTCAtacatcatcacttaaagaccggatatcccacctgctgtgaatgttttaatgcagtacggttgttattattatcactagTCACATTTTGTTTATGACAGGACATTCataacattcatataagaaataaaattgtctcaTGTAAACTGCatgtggtgttaaataggcGTATATCACTGTACTTAAATGTCGGTCATAAGGGTGGTACTTTAAGAGCtatatattttatgaggtggtactcattGTGAAAACTTTGAGAACCACTAGACCACAGTATATCAGAATGCATACatgtagaaaaaaatacaattacacACCAAGAAATTTTCTATCACTGACTCTGCTGAAAGAGAAACATCAAAAAATCTTGGAGTGTTTAACtaaaatttgattaaaataataaacacagacacagacacacacgcacacacacacacacacacacacacagtcagaatATAGGACAGTTACCAAGTTGTAGCTTCACTTCACTGCCATCAGAAGGAGACTCAGAAGGAGCACCCAGAGCCAGACTGAACAAGAAGAGGAGCAAGATCATGTTGGAGCTTTAAGTCTCAAAGTGTGATGAGGAGCTGCTGAAGCTTCTTTGTACAGGATTCTTGCAGAGAGTTGGAGCTGCTTTCTTTTATAGCTGTCTGAGAGGGTGTTTTCACTGATCACTGTGATATCATTGGCCAAATGGAACAAAACTTTCCACTGTAAACATCACTAACACAAGGCAGTAAAGACCATCAGATTCTAAAGAAGTTAATAACTGCTAAAAAGCCACGTCCTCCTGGCAGGCTCAGAAGAACGTGACTGTTTTTGCTGTAATTCTGCATTTATGATATGATCAAAGTCCTATTTAGCATAATGATTAAACAAACAGGAAAG contains:
- the LOC116333662 gene encoding lactose-binding lectin l-2-like, whose translation is MILLLFLFGLALGAPSESPSDGSEVKLQLGNCPLSFWYSFNGRCYKYVATHMSWAEAELYCVSQRANLVCIHSEEEEEFVKSLIKNFDHAERYTWIGLSDIHKEGRWMWSDGCAVSFVYWHAGQPDNAETIEHCVHTNYSNLKKWNDYSCSLILPSVCATRITCP